AGGACCAAAAAGCCCCTCATTACCATCTTTATGGGCGCTGCAAGCGTAAAGGGTGGTATAGAGATACTGAAGTCTGCCGGGGTGTCGAACTACCCCTATCCCGAGGATGCAATAAATGCCTACAAGAACCTCTATCGTTTCTCTAACTGGAGAAAGAGGAAGGAACAGCATGTTGCGGTTTTTGATCTTGACAGAGAAGGGATAAGGAGTGTGTTGGAGGGTGCGGTAAAGGGAGGGAGGTTAAGCCTTGGAGAGGATGAGGCAAGGGAGGTACTGAGCAGGGCGGGCTTTCCGTTCCCGGAGCGGGCCTTTGCCAGAGACGGCCTTGAGGCTTCAAAGAAGGCCGGGGCCATAGGATTCCCGGTGGTCATGAAGATCTCATCACCTGATATACTGCATAAGACCGACGTGGGCGGAGTCAAACTGGGCATAAACAGTCCTGATGAGGCGGAGCAGGCATTTCTCGATATAACCTCCACTGTAAGGAGGCGGATGCCGGGGGCATTGATACAGGGAGTGAATATCTATGAGATGACGGAGGGAGGCAGGGAGGTCATCATCGGTGTCACCCATGACAGTACCTTTGGCCATATGTTGATGTTCGGGCTTGGCGGCATTTACGTGGAGATACTGAAGGATGTGTCATTCAGGGTCGTTCCGGTAACCGAGACGGATGTGAGGGAGATGATTCATGAGATAAGGACATACAGCCTTTTGAAGGGCGCAAGGGGTGAAAGGCCGGTTGATATAGAGGCCATTGTGGATGCCCTGTTGAGGCTTAACTGGCTTGTTATGAAGTTCCCGGAGATAAATGAGCTGGATATCAACCCCCTTGTGGTGATGACTGAAGGGGCGGTTGCCCTTGATGCAAGGATTATAATCCAGCACCCTGAGGATAAGGATTGAATGGATATGGGTGGGGAGTACTATGAATGATCCTTCAAGACCCTTCAGCCCTGAGACCCCTGACCCGTCCTTGTTATTAATGAAGTCTATTTCAGGAATCAATGGAGGTTGAGATGAAGAGACTGTATATCGGCTCAATGGAGCGTTTTTCAGGCAAATCCCTCTTCTGCCTTGGCATTTCCTTTGTACTTAAAGAGATCGGCCTGAAGGCGGGATACATCAAGCCCATAGGAAGGGAGCCTGTTCAATACAGGGGTAAGACTGTTGATGCTGATGCCCTCTTTTTCAAGGATCTCCTTTCCCTTGAAGAACCGCCCGAGGTCCTGTCCCCCTTTGTGGCTTCCCTTGATGCCCTGAACAGGACGCTTTCCGGCCGGATCAGGGGGGTGGACAAGAGGATCATCAAGGCAATTAAGTCGATAACCGGGGTGGACATCCTGTTGATTGCCGGTACTACCAATATATTTGAGGGCTCGGTCTACGGGATAAACGGCTTAAATATAACAGAGGCCACAGGGGCGAAGGCATTACTCGTCGAGTCATGGAGACAGGAAGAAACTATAGACGGTATCTTTGCCGCCAGGCAGATAATGGGCGAGAGTTTCCTCGGGGTGGTATTTAACAGGGTTAGGGTTGAGGAGATGGACTTTGTAAAGAGGCGTGTAAGCCCGTATCTCAAACGTCATGGTATAGAGGTCCTTGGGACAATACCCTACGACAGGGTGCTGGGTGCCGTAACAGTAAAAAAACTCGTTGAGATCCTCGGCGGCAGGGTCCTCTGTGCGGAAGACCATGTGAATGAACTCGTGGAGAACTTCTCCATAGGAGCTATGGATGTAACCAATGCCCTTCGCTACTTCAGAAAGACCCCCAACAAGGCGGTTATCACCGGTGCCCATCGTTCGGATATCCAGATTGCAGCCCTTGAGACATCAACTAAGTGTGTGATCCTCACAGGAGGTCTCCTGCCAAATGACATAATCATCGGTAAGGCGAAACTCAAGGGCATACCGGTCATATCGGTTAAGGATGATACGTTTACCATTATCGACAGGATAGAGAGGGTTATGGGTAAGTTCAGGATAAGGGAAAAGGGTAAAATCGAGCAGGCGGTGAGGGTCGTGAGGGACAATGTCGATATAAAGAAGATACTGAACGGATTTTGATTTTAAGATTAACCGGTGCCCGGCGGTAAGCAGCACGGACTATCGCTTAAGGCGATATTTTTCAACAGTTCCAGGCCTCATTTAGCTGCATCACTGAAACTCACCCTGCGGGTTCAGGACAGTTTTTTTCTGAGAATATCGTTGACCATCTTTGGGTTTGCCTTGCCCCTGGTTGCCTTCATAACCTGCCCGACGAAAAATCCCTGAAGTCTTGTTTCACCATTTCTGAAACGTTCGACCTCTCTCGGGTATGCCTCGAGGATTTCCTCCACCTCTCGCTCGAGTTCCGAAGTGTCGGTTATCTGTGTGAGCCCCTTTTCACCGACGATGGTTTCCGGATCCTTGCCGGAGTTGAACATTTCCGTAAAGACGGTCTTTGCGATTTTTCCGCTGATCGTTCCGTCGTCAATCAGGGAAAGCATCTTTATGAGCATCTCCGGGGTTATCTTTATCCCGTCGATCTCCTGCCCCTTTTCATTCATCAGGCACAGGAGTTCCGTCATCATCCAGTTGCTTACGGTTTTGGGTTTGCCGCCAAGTCCTACGGCACGTTCAAACCACTCTGCAATGGACCTTTCCTCGGTAAGCACCTCGGCATCATATTCGGGAAGGCCAAATTCCTCGATGTAACGTGACTTCTTTTCATCGGGCAGCTCGGGAAGCGTTTTTACGGTATCCTCTATCAAGCTTTTTTCAACAACAACGGGGACGAGGTCCGGCTCGGGGAAGTATCGATAATCATGTGCCTCTTCCTTTACCCGCATGGAGTGTGTGGTACCGGTGTCCGGATTCCACAGTCTTGTTTCCTGGAGAATTGAGCCGCCTTCACTTATTATCCTTGTCTGCCGCTTTATCTCGTATTCGAGGGCCTTTTCAACGAACCTGAAGGAGTTGATATTCTTTATCTCGGTCTTTGTGCCAAGCCCGGTTGAGCCAACAGGCCTCATTGAGACATTTGCATCACATCTCATGGAGCCCTGCTCCATGTTTCCGTCGCATATAGAGAGATAACGGAGAATCGTCCGTAGTTTTCTCATGAAGATTGCAGCCTCTTTCGGCGTCCTTATGTCAGGTTCGGTAACTATCTCAAGGAGGGGGACACCGGCGCGGTTCAGATCAACATAACTCCCGTCTTTCCGGTGAATATTCTTTCCTGCATCCTCTTCCAAATGAACCCTGGTTATCCCGATCCTCCTCCGTACTCCATCAGCGGTGATGTCGACATGACCGTGTTCACAGATGGGCAGTTCATACTGGCTGATCTGGTATCCCTTGGGCAGGTCAGGATAGAAATAGTTCTTTCTTGCAAACCTGCTGTAGGGGGAGATGCTGCAGTTCATTGCAAGCCCCGTCTTTATTGCAAACTCTACCGCCCGCCTGTTCAGTACAGGAAGCACGCCCGGCATCCCGATACAGACAGGGCATGTCTGTGTGTTCGGGTCCCGGCCAAAGGCGGTTGAGCAACCGCAGAATATCTTGGTTGCCGTAAGGAGTTGTGCATGGATCTCGATGCCGATTACCACCTCAAGACCATGTCCCGTGCCTGTGTCCGTTACCCCTGTACTCATAGCTCTGGTCTCCTTTTGTGCCAGTCTGTTTCGCTCTCATAGGCATGTGCGGCCCGGAGGGTCGTAACCTCATCAAAGTGCCTTCCTATCAACTGCAGCCCTATAGGCAGTCCGTCACTGTTAAAGCCGCAGGGGACGGATATTGCCGGAACTCCGGCGAGGTTTACAGAGATTGTGAATATGTCGTTCAGATACATCTGGAGGGGATCCGAGGTTTTCTCCCCGATCCTGAAGGCAGGTGTGGGAGTGGTTGGTGTAGCAATGAGATCAACCAGTTTGAATGCCTCTTCAAAGTCCCTGACAATGAGTGTTCTGACCTGCTGCGCCTTTCTGTAATAGGCATCGTAATACCCCGACGACAGGGCATAGGTCCCAAGCATGATACGCCGCTTAACCTCCGAACCGAATCCCCGTGCCCTGGTCTCGCGGTACATGTCCATCAGGTCTTCGGCGTCGGACCTGAAACCGTATTTTACCCCGTCATACCTTGCAAGGTTGGAACTTGCCTCTGATGTGGCAAGAATGTAGTAGGTTGCCACTGCATATCCGGTGTGTGGAAGGGAGACGTTTCTGATTTCGGCACCGAGCCTTTCCAGCTCCCCGATGGCATCACGAACAGCCTTTTCAACCTCCGGATCGAGACCCTCAATGAAGTATTCGTCGGGGACCCCGATCTTCAGACCCTTTACATCCCGGGTGAGTGATTCCCTGAAATCAGGAACGGGAATCTCTGCAGATGTGCTGTCCTTTCCGTCATGTCCTGATATAATATTCAGAACGACCGCAGCATCCGAGACGGTCTTTGTAAGGGGTCCTATCTGGTCGAGGGATGAAGCAAAGGCAACGAGTCCGTAACGTGAAACCCTTCCATATGTGGGTTTCAGGCCCACAACACCGCAGAATGCTGCGGGCTGGCGTATTGATCCCCCCGTGTCTGAGCCCAGCGCTGCAAGGCACTCATCCGCAGCAACTGCCGTTGCTGATCCACCGCTTGAACCACCCGGTACCCGGTCAAGGTCCCAGGGATTGCGGGTTACAAAGAAACCGGAATTTTCAGTGGAGGAGCCCATGGCGAATTCATCGAGATTTGTCTTCCCGAGAAGGATGTAGCCGCTCTGAAGCAGCTTGCCGGTGGCTGTGCTTTCGTAGGGCGGGATGAAGTTTTCGAGTATCCTTGAGGAACAGGTGGTCCTTATCCCCTTGGTGCACATATTGTCCTTGACGGCAAGGGGGATGCCCGCAACAGGTTCCCATGTTCCCTTACCGTGGGGCGTGTCCAATGCCCCGAGGCGGTCATATGCCTCGTCCCTGGTAAGGGTGATAAAGGCCCGGACATCCTTGTCTACGGCGTCGATCCTTTTAAATAATGCATTCAGCAGATCCCCCGGTGTGATTTCACCTCTCCGAAGGAGATCCAGCGCATCTGAAATACCAAGTCTGAAAAGTTCCAATATGGCCTCCCTGATGGAAAACATCAAGACGGATCCAACGGTCGTTCTTCATGATTGTGTTTGACCGTTTATCATCCGGATCCGGATTTCATTCCGAATAATCGAATCCTTAAATAGTGTCTGTGTATAAACTCAGTCTCTCTATCTGTCATTCCGGCAGTCCTTAAGCCGGAATCCAGTCTTTTCAATAAGTTCCGGATATCC
This portion of the bacterium BMS3Abin08 genome encodes:
- a CDS encoding succinyl-CoA synthetase subunit beta, coding for MGAASVKGGIEILKSAGVSNYPYPEDAINAYKNLYRFSNWRKRKEQHVAVFDLDREGIRSVLEGAVKGGRLSLGEDEAREVLSRAGFPFPERAFARDGLEASKKAGAIGFPVVMKISSPDILHKTDVGGVKLGINSPDEAEQAFLDITSTVRRRMPGALIQGVNIYEMTEGGREVIIGVTHDSTFGHMLMFGLGGIYVEILKDVSFRVVPVTETDVREMIHEIRTYSLLKGARGERPVDIEAIVDALLRLNWLVMKFPEINELDINPLVVMTEGAVALDARIIIQHPEDKD
- the pta gene encoding phosphate acetyltransferase, yielding MKRLYIGSMERFSGKSLFCLGISFVLKEIGLKAGYIKPIGREPVQYRGKTVDADALFFKDLLSLEEPPEVLSPFVASLDALNRTLSGRIRGVDKRIIKAIKSITGVDILLIAGTTNIFEGSVYGINGLNITEATGAKALLVESWRQEETIDGIFAARQIMGESFLGVVFNRVRVEEMDFVKRRVSPYLKRHGIEVLGTIPYDRVLGAVTVKKLVEILGGRVLCAEDHVNELVENFSIGAMDVTNALRYFRKTPNKAVITGAHRSDIQIAALETSTKCVILTGGLLPNDIIIGKAKLKGIPVISVKDDTFTIIDRIERVMGKFRIREKGKIEQAVRVVRDNVDIKKILNGF
- the gatB gene encoding aspartyl/glutamyl-tRNA(Asn/Gln) amidotransferase subunit B, translating into MSTGVTDTGTGHGLEVVIGIEIHAQLLTATKIFCGCSTAFGRDPNTQTCPVCIGMPGVLPVLNRRAVEFAIKTGLAMNCSISPYSRFARKNYFYPDLPKGYQISQYELPICEHGHVDITADGVRRRIGITRVHLEEDAGKNIHRKDGSYVDLNRAGVPLLEIVTEPDIRTPKEAAIFMRKLRTILRYLSICDGNMEQGSMRCDANVSMRPVGSTGLGTKTEIKNINSFRFVEKALEYEIKRQTRIISEGGSILQETRLWNPDTGTTHSMRVKEEAHDYRYFPEPDLVPVVVEKSLIEDTVKTLPELPDEKKSRYIEEFGLPEYDAEVLTEERSIAEWFERAVGLGGKPKTVSNWMMTELLCLMNEKGQEIDGIKITPEMLIKMLSLIDDGTISGKIAKTVFTEMFNSGKDPETIVGEKGLTQITDTSELEREVEEILEAYPREVERFRNGETRLQGFFVGQVMKATRGKANPKMVNDILRKKLS
- the gatA gene encoding glutamyl-tRNA(Gln) amidotransferase subunit A; the protein is MFSIREAILELFRLGISDALDLLRRGEITPGDLLNALFKRIDAVDKDVRAFITLTRDEAYDRLGALDTPHGKGTWEPVAGIPLAVKDNMCTKGIRTTCSSRILENFIPPYESTATGKLLQSGYILLGKTNLDEFAMGSSTENSGFFVTRNPWDLDRVPGGSSGGSATAVAADECLAALGSDTGGSIRQPAAFCGVVGLKPTYGRVSRYGLVAFASSLDQIGPLTKTVSDAAVVLNIISGHDGKDSTSAEIPVPDFRESLTRDVKGLKIGVPDEYFIEGLDPEVEKAVRDAIGELERLGAEIRNVSLPHTGYAVATYYILATSEASSNLARYDGVKYGFRSDAEDLMDMYRETRARGFGSEVKRRIMLGTYALSSGYYDAYYRKAQQVRTLIVRDFEEAFKLVDLIATPTTPTPAFRIGEKTSDPLQMYLNDIFTISVNLAGVPAISVPCGFNSDGLPIGLQLIGRHFDEVTTLRAAHAYESETDWHKRRPEL